The proteins below come from a single Candidatus Zixiibacteriota bacterium genomic window:
- a CDS encoding phosphatidylglycerophosphatase A: protein MMKAFLVKAIATGFGFGYLRPFAGTWGTIPGSLLCFLIFPLGLTFQLAFIAVIFILSIWSAGEAEKLFGHDAKKIVIDEILGMAVTMLLVPDPTDWRYYAIGFVLFRVFDVIKLPPARQAESLPGGWGVTVDDFVAGIYANIVLQILARYVLTF, encoded by the coding sequence ATGATGAAGGCTTTTCTGGTTAAAGCGATCGCGACCGGTTTCGGATTCGGCTACCTCAGGCCGTTTGCCGGGACATGGGGTACTATCCCCGGTTCGTTGCTGTGTTTTCTGATATTTCCTCTCGGTCTGACCTTTCAATTGGCTTTTATTGCTGTTATATTCATACTCTCGATCTGGTCGGCGGGCGAGGCTGAAAAGCTCTTCGGCCATGACGCCAAAAAGATCGTAATCGATGAGATCCTGGGAATGGCGGTCACCATGTTGCTGGTACCTGATCCAACTGACTGGCGTTATTATGCGATCGGATTCGTGCTGTTTCGTGTTTTCGATGTAATCAAGTTGCCGCCGGCACGTCAGGCCGAAAGTCTGCCCGGTGGATGGGGCGTTACAGTCGATGATTTCGTGGCCGGGATCTATGCCAATATCGTTTTGCAAATTCTTGCGAGGTATGTTC